Proteins encoded together in one Pontiella desulfatans window:
- the ppdK gene encoding pyruvate, phosphate dikinase: protein MAQKKYVYFYGVSKELTEGDSSMKAILGGKGANLAEMANANLPVPPGLTISTEACAYYSKTGGKYAPEMEKQLKAQLKKLEDNMGKKLGDPKDPLLVSVRSGAAVSMPGMMDTVLNLGLTDKSVLGFIEQTGNERTGWDCYRRFIDMFGDVVMGPYTGLTHHDFEVELEAIKKKYKAAEDTDLTAEQLKELTEVYKKVYQNKVKKPFPQDPVEQLDLSIRAVFGSWGSERAEKYRQINKISGLLGTAVNVQVMVFGNMGSQSGTGVAFTRDGGTGHSKPMGEYLVDAQGEDVVAGIRTPKHLDDMPNEESPIWKKAYADLQKIMARLEKHYKYPQDVEFTVQEGKLFMLQTRNAKRTGLAGVRWAVEMATGMDFFTGEKQAKILNQKEALMTLSGDDLEQLLFPIFDIAAEKKGKVLTTALPAGPGAAVGKIVFEAAEAEAAVAKNPDEKVILVRHETSPEDVGGMWAAQGVLTSTGGMTSHAAVVARGWGKCCICGAGDLKIDYAKKTVGIGGKLYKQGDWISLNGSTGIVYDGQIPTQVSPVVSAVVDGKASAKNDPIYKMYEQVSKWSDSNRTINVRTNADTPKDSKAARSFGAEGIGLCRTEHMFFEGDRIWAIREFILAEDEISRKSALAKLLKHQQKDFEGIFKAMDGLPVTVRLLDPPLHEFVPHTKKDQQEMAKRLGVPLKKVTERVQELHEFNPMLGHRGCRLSITFPELCVMQTKAIIGAACKVAKLKKAVKVLPEIMIPLIGTKAELDFLEKIVRENAEEIIAKTGSKVTYLVGTMIEIPRAALTADEIAETAEFFSFGTNDLTQMTFGYSRDDIGTFLPDYLGEKILPSDPFQHLDQTGVGQLVKIGVERGRETRPGLKCGICGEHGGDPESVKFCVKAGLNYVSCSPYRVPIARLAAAQAAIKG, encoded by the coding sequence ATGGCTCAGAAAAAATATGTCTACTTCTATGGTGTTTCGAAAGAACTCACGGAAGGCGATAGCAGCATGAAGGCAATTCTCGGCGGCAAGGGTGCCAACCTGGCCGAGATGGCAAACGCAAACCTCCCCGTACCGCCGGGTCTCACCATTTCAACCGAAGCCTGCGCATACTACTCCAAGACCGGCGGCAAATATGCCCCCGAAATGGAAAAGCAACTCAAGGCGCAACTCAAAAAACTTGAAGACAACATGGGCAAGAAACTCGGCGATCCCAAGGACCCGCTGCTCGTTTCCGTCCGCTCCGGCGCAGCCGTCTCCATGCCCGGCATGATGGACACCGTCCTCAACCTCGGCCTGACCGATAAGTCCGTCCTCGGCTTCATCGAGCAGACCGGCAACGAACGCACCGGGTGGGACTGCTACCGCCGCTTCATCGACATGTTCGGCGATGTGGTCATGGGCCCCTACACCGGCCTGACCCACCACGACTTCGAAGTCGAGCTCGAAGCCATCAAGAAAAAATACAAGGCCGCCGAAGACACCGACCTGACCGCGGAACAGCTCAAGGAGCTGACCGAGGTCTATAAGAAGGTCTACCAAAACAAGGTCAAGAAACCCTTCCCGCAGGATCCGGTTGAACAGCTCGATCTCTCCATCCGTGCCGTCTTTGGTTCGTGGGGGTCCGAGCGCGCCGAGAAATATCGCCAGATCAACAAGATCAGCGGCCTGCTCGGCACCGCCGTGAATGTCCAGGTGATGGTCTTCGGCAACATGGGCTCCCAATCCGGCACCGGCGTGGCCTTCACCCGCGATGGCGGCACCGGCCACAGCAAGCCGATGGGCGAATATTTGGTCGATGCCCAGGGCGAAGACGTGGTGGCCGGCATACGTACGCCGAAGCACCTCGACGACATGCCCAACGAGGAATCGCCCATCTGGAAAAAGGCCTATGCCGACCTCCAGAAAATCATGGCGCGCCTCGAAAAGCACTACAAGTATCCGCAGGACGTCGAGTTCACCGTGCAGGAAGGCAAGCTCTTCATGCTGCAGACCCGCAATGCAAAACGCACCGGCCTGGCCGGCGTTCGCTGGGCGGTTGAAATGGCGACCGGAATGGATTTCTTCACCGGCGAAAAACAAGCGAAGATCCTCAACCAGAAGGAAGCGCTCATGACGCTTTCCGGCGACGACCTCGAACAGCTGCTGTTCCCGATCTTCGACATTGCGGCGGAGAAGAAGGGCAAGGTGCTCACCACCGCATTGCCTGCGGGCCCCGGCGCCGCCGTGGGTAAAATCGTCTTCGAAGCCGCCGAGGCCGAAGCGGCCGTGGCAAAGAACCCCGACGAGAAAGTGATCCTCGTCCGCCACGAAACCAGCCCGGAAGACGTGGGCGGCATGTGGGCGGCGCAGGGCGTCCTGACCTCCACCGGCGGAATGACCTCCCACGCAGCGGTGGTTGCGCGTGGCTGGGGCAAGTGCTGCATCTGCGGTGCGGGCGACCTCAAGATCGACTATGCGAAAAAGACGGTCGGCATTGGTGGCAAGCTCTACAAGCAGGGCGACTGGATCAGCCTGAACGGATCCACCGGTATCGTCTACGACGGCCAAATCCCGACCCAGGTCAGCCCGGTGGTATCCGCCGTCGTCGACGGCAAGGCCTCCGCCAAGAACGACCCGATCTACAAAATGTACGAACAAGTCTCCAAATGGTCGGATTCCAACCGCACCATCAACGTGCGCACCAACGCCGATACGCCGAAGGATTCCAAGGCCGCCCGTTCATTCGGCGCCGAGGGTATCGGCCTCTGCCGGACCGAGCATATGTTCTTCGAGGGCGACCGCATCTGGGCGATCCGCGAGTTCATCCTGGCCGAGGACGAAATATCCCGCAAGTCCGCTTTGGCCAAGTTGCTCAAGCACCAGCAGAAGGACTTCGAAGGCATCTTCAAGGCCATGGACGGCCTGCCGGTCACCGTGCGCCTGCTCGATCCCCCGTTGCACGAGTTTGTGCCGCACACCAAGAAGGACCAGCAGGAAATGGCCAAGCGCCTCGGCGTTCCGCTGAAAAAGGTGACCGAACGCGTGCAGGAACTGCACGAATTCAACCCGATGCTCGGCCACCGCGGTTGCCGCCTGTCGATCACCTTTCCGGAACTCTGCGTCATGCAAACCAAGGCCATCATCGGCGCCGCCTGCAAGGTGGCCAAGCTGAAGAAGGCGGTCAAGGTGCTTCCGGAAATCATGATTCCGCTCATCGGCACCAAGGCCGAGCTGGACTTCCTCGAAAAGATCGTCCGCGAGAATGCGGAAGAGATCATCGCCAAGACCGGCTCCAAGGTAACCTACCTGGTCGGTACCATGATCGAAATCCCGCGGGCCGCCCTGACGGCCGACGAGATTGCCGAAACCGCCGAGTTCTTCAGCTTCGGCACCAACGACCTGACGCAGATGACCTTCGGCTACAGCCGCGACGACATCGGCACCTTCCTGCCGGATTATCTCGGCGAAAAGATCCTGCCTTCGGATCCGTTCCAGCATCTCGACCAAACCGGCGTCGGCCAGTTGGTCAAGATCGGCGTCGAGCGCGGTCGCGAAACCCGTCCGGGCCTGAAGTGCGGCATCTGCGGCGAGCACGGTGGAGACCCCGAAAGCGTGAAGTTCTGCGTGAAGGCCGGCCTCAACTATGTGAGTTGCTCGCCGTACCGTGTTCCGATCGCCCGTCTGGCCGCCGCGCAGGCAGCCATCAAGGGCTAG